In Pseudovibrio brasiliensis, the following are encoded in one genomic region:
- a CDS encoding carbohydrate ABC transporter permease: MFPTPVANASAPTRVAYKVALPVSLLVWLLPLIGVMVTSIRPGSDLAMGNYFGVPSSFEIGNYLTVFQNTPMGLFILNSFKVTIPTVIGAIALSCLTGYALATYKFKANLWLFFMFVAGNFVPFQILMVPVRDLTLKMGLYDTVTGLVLFHVAFQTGFCTLFMRNFIKALPSELIEAARVEGVSELRIFWYVVLPLMRPAIAALSVLIFTFIWNDFFWATVLVQGTHAMPVTGGIISLNGQWVAQWHLVSAGSVVAAMPPVIMFFLMQKHFIAGLTLGATKG; the protein is encoded by the coding sequence ATGTTTCCAACTCCCGTCGCAAATGCATCCGCACCAACCCGTGTTGCCTACAAGGTGGCTTTGCCAGTCTCATTGCTAGTCTGGCTCCTGCCACTGATCGGCGTCATGGTCACCTCCATTCGCCCGGGCTCTGATTTGGCCATGGGCAACTATTTCGGTGTGCCGTCTTCTTTTGAGATTGGCAACTACCTGACTGTTTTCCAGAACACGCCCATGGGCCTGTTCATCCTGAACTCGTTCAAGGTCACCATTCCAACGGTGATCGGTGCCATTGCCCTGTCGTGCCTGACTGGCTATGCGCTGGCGACCTACAAGTTCAAAGCCAACCTCTGGCTGTTCTTCATGTTCGTGGCTGGGAACTTCGTACCGTTCCAGATCCTCATGGTGCCAGTTCGGGATCTCACACTGAAGATGGGCCTCTACGATACGGTGACAGGTCTGGTGCTCTTCCATGTGGCCTTCCAGACAGGTTTCTGCACGCTGTTCATGCGCAACTTCATCAAGGCCCTGCCAAGTGAGCTGATTGAAGCAGCCCGCGTCGAAGGGGTCTCTGAACTGCGTATCTTCTGGTACGTGGTGCTGCCACTCATGCGCCCAGCTATTGCAGCGCTGTCTGTACTCATCTTCACGTTCATCTGGAATGACTTCTTCTGGGCCACCGTTCTGGTGCAAGGCACGCACGCCATGCCAGTCACCGGTGGTATCATCTCGCTCAATGGCCAATGGGTCGCGCAATGGCATCTGGTCTCCGCCGGGTCTGTCGTTGCAGCCATGCCTCCGGTCATCATGTTCTTCCTCATGCAAAAGCACTTCATTGCAGGGCTAACGCTGGGGGCGACCAAGGGCTAA
- a CDS encoding 2-dehydro-3-deoxygalactonokinase has translation MNQVALPNNDLRQITTAGSWVAVDWGTSSLRAWLIDENGVTQNSAKSTQGAGTLQPSEFEGVLLDLIGDWLHSNAKPTQVFICGMAGSRQGWQEAKYVPVPTKLTELHQHLVSPKTGNARILPFIVPGLCQKSEQQPDVMRGEETLLLGILDELSNKSGVFCLPGTHSKWVEMEEGTVARTSTFLSGELFALIAKQSILRHSLETEAELDKEVFLATLDQLKNQEATLLGNLFGLRAGQLLNDTSPQAGASKLSALVIGTELLDMLAKWGDNPPKQVHLVGGSKLAQNYALALQHLGITPILHDADKAALKGLSAVRQGALNDNS, from the coding sequence GTGAACCAAGTGGCATTGCCAAATAACGACCTCCGTCAGATCACAACTGCAGGCAGCTGGGTCGCCGTTGATTGGGGGACCTCCAGTCTTCGGGCATGGCTGATTGACGAAAACGGAGTAACGCAAAACAGCGCAAAATCAACGCAAGGCGCTGGAACCCTGCAACCTTCTGAATTTGAAGGTGTTTTGCTGGACCTGATCGGGGACTGGTTACATAGCAACGCAAAACCAACGCAAGTGTTCATTTGCGGCATGGCTGGCAGCCGTCAGGGCTGGCAAGAGGCAAAATATGTGCCGGTGCCAACCAAACTGACAGAACTGCACCAGCATCTGGTTTCGCCCAAAACAGGTAATGCCCGCATCCTGCCGTTCATAGTGCCCGGTCTCTGCCAAAAATCGGAGCAGCAGCCAGATGTTATGCGCGGTGAGGAAACCCTGCTGCTCGGCATTCTGGATGAGTTATCCAACAAATCCGGTGTCTTCTGCCTGCCCGGCACGCACAGCAAATGGGTGGAGATGGAAGAGGGGACAGTAGCCCGAACCTCCACCTTTTTAAGCGGCGAGTTATTCGCCCTCATCGCCAAGCAATCCATTTTGCGTCACTCACTGGAGACTGAGGCAGAGCTGGACAAGGAAGTCTTCCTCGCTACGCTGGATCAGCTGAAAAATCAGGAAGCTACGTTGCTCGGCAACCTGTTTGGCCTGCGCGCCGGACAGCTGTTGAACGACACCAGCCCGCAAGCTGGCGCTTCCAAACTCTCCGCACTTGTTATCGGAACAGAGCTTCTCGACATGCTCGCCAAGTGGGGGGACAATCCACCCAAGCAAGTCCACCTGGTTGGTGGCAGCAAACTCGCTCAAAATTACGCGCTGGCCCTGCAACATCTCGGCATCACGCCAATCCTCCACGATGCAGACAAAGCCGCGCTCAAAGGACTTTCCGCCGTCAGACAAGGGGCACTCAATGACAACAGCTAA
- a CDS encoding 2-dehydro-3-deoxy-6-phosphogalactonate aldolase, protein MTTAKQTPERNLMAILRGVQPHEILDIVEVLIEAGFSQIEVPLNSPGALKSITMAQDKFGKLSAIGAGTVLTAEQVKQVRAAGGTFIVSPNYDEDVIRTTKAEGMASYPGVLTPTECFAALKAGADALKIFPAFQVGVKGIQAVRAVLPKETLVYAVGGVGPAEFAQYVDAGCQGFGMASNLYKPGHTAAQVSENAKEMVAAYDALKLGESA, encoded by the coding sequence ATGACAACAGCTAAACAAACACCAGAGCGCAACCTCATGGCTATCCTCCGCGGAGTGCAGCCACATGAGATTCTGGATATTGTGGAAGTGCTTATAGAAGCTGGCTTTTCACAGATCGAGGTGCCGCTCAACTCGCCGGGCGCCCTCAAGTCTATCACCATGGCGCAGGACAAGTTCGGCAAGTTATCCGCTATCGGCGCGGGGACAGTTCTCACCGCAGAGCAGGTCAAACAGGTCCGCGCAGCAGGCGGAACCTTCATCGTCTCTCCCAACTACGATGAAGACGTTATCCGCACCACCAAAGCAGAAGGCATGGCATCCTACCCGGGCGTTCTCACCCCAACTGAATGCTTCGCAGCACTGAAGGCGGGCGCCGACGCGCTCAAGATATTCCCAGCGTTCCAGGTGGGCGTAAAGGGCATTCAGGCTGTACGCGCCGTGCTGCCAAAAGAGACGCTGGTCTATGCGGTTGGCGGTGTCGGCCCTGCTGAGTTCGCCCAGTATGTGGACGCAGGCTGTCAGGGCTTTGGCATGGCAAGCAACCTATACAAGCCGGGGCACACAGCCGCGCAGGTTTCTGAAAACGCAAAAGAAATGGTTGCAGCATACGATGCGCTCAAACTCGGAGAGAGTGCATGA